From a single Nothobranchius furzeri strain GRZ-AD chromosome 9, NfurGRZ-RIMD1, whole genome shotgun sequence genomic region:
- the trip4 gene encoding activating signal cointegrator 1 isoform X2, whose protein sequence is MSEALLQWCVDQLHHKFGLEACEDIVQYILAIETPEEIQEYVGDLLQGTDGRKGLFIDELLSRWKKSQRQTTDTTGLSLVTESGSTTDLQEMTKDAQKKSKRKGRNKQEVMCLSRPEPEPEAVKTPIDLMRAQENSNSSSSKKKTKFVNLYAKEGQDKLAVLLPGRHSCECLAQKHALINNCLSCGRIVCEQEGSGPCLFCGNLVCTKEEQEVLQRDSNKSQKLRKKLMGDFGERELLPHQEAKIKAGLEKAVQHKDKLLEYDRNSVRRTQVLDDESDYFSTDSNQWLVPNERAQLRKKEEELRELRHASRKDRKITLDFAGRQVIAEGADLTDYYNKLDETLKAMNSGPTSQSPGYSGRKGEDQNLRELINPNITQSAPEWVDIGGNKDTKRPKEQRKGLVEQKAGEERRRLRLQDKELQELSDGGWCLSMHQPWASLLVRGIKRVEGRTWYTSHRGRLWIAAAAKKPTAQEIAEVEAMYRHSYRKEPNFPKDYPTGCLLGCINVTDCLSQEQFREQFPDTCEESASPFVFICTNPQELLVKFPMKGKHKIWKLESHHHQGAKKGLVPSAAD, encoded by the exons ATGTCGGAAGCTTTGTTGCAGTGGTGTGTGGACCAGCTACACCACAAATTCGGCTTGGAAGCATGTGAAGACATCGTTCA GTACATTCTAGCCATTGAAACACCTGAGGAGATTCAGGAGTACGTGGGAGATCTTCTGCAGGGCACGGATGGCAGAAAAGGGCTGTTTATAGATGAGCTCCTCAGCAGATGGAAGAAAAGCCAAAGGCAGACCACAGATACAACAGGTCTTAGCCTCGTTACAGAGTCAGGTTCAACAACAG ATTTGCAAGAGATGACCAAAGATGCCCAGAAGAAGTCCAAACGCAAAGGGCgtaacaaacaggaagtgatgtgtTTGAGCCGACCAGAGCCTGAACCCGAGGCAGTTAAAACTCCCATCGATCTGATGAGG GCCCAGGAGAACAGTAACTCCTCCTCATCAAAGAAGAAAACAAAGTTTGTCAATCTCTACGCGAAAGAGGGCCAGGACAAACTGGCCGTGTTACTCCCGGGCCGACACTCGTGTGAGTGCCTCGCACAAAAACACGCACTCATCAACAACTGCCTCAGCTGTGGCCGTATCGTGTGTGAGCAAGAGGGCTCGGGACCCTGCCTCTTCTGTGGAAACCTG GTTTGCACTAAAGAAGAGCAGGAGGTCTTGCAACGCGACTCCAACAAAAGTCAGAAACTCAGAAAGAAGCTGATGGGAG ATTTTGGTGAAAGAGAACTACTGCCACACCAGGAGGCCAAGATCAAAGCCGGGTTGGAGAAGGCAGTCCAGCACAAAGACAAACTGCTGGagtatgacaggaacag TGTCAGAAGAACGCAGGTTCTGGACGATGAGTCAGACTACTTTTCCACTGACTCCAACCAGTGGCTGGTCCCCAACGAGCGAGCACAGTtgaggaagaaggaggaggagctgAGAGAACTTCGCCATGCGTCTCGCAAAGACCGAAAGATCACGCTGGACTTTGCTGGAAGACAAGTGATTGCTGAAGGAGCCGACCTGACCGACTACTATAACAA GTTGGACGAGACGCTCAAAGCTATGAACAGTGGGCCAACGTCACAATCGCCGGGATATTCTGGAAGAAAAGGTGAAGACCAGAACCTCAGAGAGCTGATCAACCCAAATATTACCCAGTCTGCACCAGAG TGGGTGGATATTGGAGGCAATAAAGACACCAAACGAcccaaagagcagagaaaaggtttggtggagcagaaagcaggagaggagcgtCGTCGGTTGCGGCTACAAGACAAAGAGCTTCAGGAGCTTTCTGATGGAGGCTGGTGCCTCAGCATGCATCAGCCATGGGCCTCGCTGCTGGTTAGAGGCATCAAGAG GGTAGAAGGTCGGACCTGGTACACATCACACCGAGGGCGACTCTGGATTGCTGCCGCAGCCAAGAAACCCACTGCTCAGGAGATTGCTGAGGTGGAAGCCATGTACCGCCACAGCTACAGGAAAG AGCCAAATTTTCCTAAAGACTATCCCACTGGATGCCTGTTGGGTTGTATCAACGTGACTGACTGCCTGTCTCAGGAGCAGTTTAGAGAACAG